acacacacacacacggacagatggatggatgacccCTGAAGCtaaaatgcagtgtgtgtgtctgtgtgtgtttgtgcttgcaGATCTACATGCAGCTGAATGTGCGGGTGGTTCTGGTTGGGTTAGAGATCTGGAGTCAGCAGAACCCGATCAGCACTGACGGAGAAGCTGGAGAAGTTCTGAGCCGCTTCACTCAGTGGAGAGAGAAGGAGCTGATTCACCGCCGCCGCCATGACTCAGCACAGCTCATCCTGTTAGTGcacacactgatgatgatgatggtgatgatgatgatgatggtgatgatgatggtgatgatgatggtgatggtgatgatgatggtgatgatgatgatgatggtggtgatgatgatgatggtgatgatgatgatggtggtgatgatgatgacgatgatgatgatggtggtgatggtgatgatgatgatgatgatggtgatgatgatgatgatggtgatgatgatggtgatgatgatgatgatgatgatggtgatgatgatgatgatggtgatgatgatggtgatgatgatgatgatgatgatggtgatctATGTCCCTGCAGAAACAAGAGTTTTGGAGCGACAGCAGGAATGGCATTCGTCTCTACCGTCTGCTCCAGAAGTCACGGAGGGGGAATCAACGCAGTAAGTGATGTCACACACCTTGAGTATCAGTATCATGACAGAGACACGGACTGAACAACAATTCCCAGGGTGCATTTCGCTAACAcagtctgtctccctctccttcagTTCACCGGTACCAACATCGTCTCATTTGCCTCCATTGTGGCTCATGAGCTGGGTCATAACCTCGGGATGAACCATGATGATGGCCGCACATGTACATGCCCCGCCTCTGCCTGCATCATGAACTCAGGAGCCACGTATGTGCCGTCACCTAGCATCACTAGCAGCTAGCCGTTAGCTCAAAGTGTACATGTGTCCTCTCTGCAGAGGATCCCGAaacttcagcagctgcagcgcaGATGATTTTGAGAAGATGATCTTGCTGACGGGGGGAACGTGTCTCCTGAATGTCCCGAGGCCCGACGAGGCCTACAGCTCCCCCTACTGTGGGAACAGGCTGGTGGACGTGGGGGAGGAGTGTGACTGTGGATCCCAGAAGGTCAGTGGGTCATTTACTCCCCTGTACAGCCACAGACCAGCTgtgattaatgtgtgtgtgtgtgcaggagtgtgAGGAGGACCCCTGCTGTGAGTATCAGACCTGTAAGCTGAAATCCGGAGCTCAGTGTGCGTTCGGCGAGTGCTGCTACAAATGTCAGgtaaacagtcacatgacctttgaccccaacaCGAACTGAAGCGTCCTTGTGTacgagctgtgtgtgtgtgtgtgcagttcctGCCCGGAGGCACGGTGTGTCGCTCCAGCACAGACGAGTGTGATCTGCCAGAGTACTGCAACGGCTCGTCGTCCTTCTGTCAGAGCGACGTCTTCGTGCAGGTGAGTCTGCGAGCGGCCTGCAGGCAGCGCTGCAGCCACGCCCGAGCTCTCACAGCTGACCTCCGTGTTACAGGACGGGCAGCTGTGCCAGGACCAGCAGGCCTACTGTTACAACGGAAAGTGTCAGCACCATGACGGGCAGTGTCGGGCCATCTTTGGACTCAGTATGTACACTGCCTGCTTCTGACATGACGCGCTCAGATGTGGATTCTcacacctccacctcttcctctctcctccacctctcttatcctctcctcatcctccccaGAGGCAAAGGCAGCTCCTGAGATCTGCTTTAAGGACGTCAACAGTAAAGGCGATCGCTTCGGTAACTGTGGCTACCAAAACTACGCCCACAAGAAGTGCGAGAGCAggtaacacacacgcacacagacacgtaCACGGAGGCACAGAGAGGACACTGTCCAAGCGATGCTGTCTCCGTAGAAACGCTCTGTGTGGGAAGCTGCAGTGCTCCAACATTCAGGCAGAGACGGTCTTTGGCATCGAGCCCGCCATCATCAGCACGCCCATCACCGGAGGAAAGTGTTACGGCGTTGACTTCATGCTGGGCTCAGACGTCCCTGACCCTGGGATGGTGAACGAGGGGACGAAATGCGGAGACAACAAGGtgagggggtgagggggggggggggcatgggagaggaggaaagggggGTATTAAAGCAtgtgtcttcttctgtggtgtgcAGGTGTGCCTGAACTTTGAATGTCGCAGTGCTGACATCCTGAACTATGACTGCGACGTAGGAAAGAAATGCCACGGACGCGGGGTAAGACGCCACTGCCTGTCTGTGAGCTGTCTCATGAACCGTGTCTCACGCCTCTGGTTCTTGTAGGTATGTAACAGCAACAGGAACTGTCACTGTGAGGATGGCTGGGCGCCGCCCTCCTGTGAGCTCCGCGGTTATGGCGGCAGCGTCGACAGCGGCCCCACATGGAACGGTACTTAACCCGGACAGCTAAGGTAGAGACACGCATGACTTGTGCTAACAggagtctgtctgtcctcctcagatAAGGACACATCTCTGAGAGACGGCCTgcttgtcttcttcttcctcgttCTTCCTCTGCTCGCCCTGGGTGCGTTTGTTTTCCTGCACAGGGCCGAGCTGCTGAGGCGGTTCGGGCTGAGCCGCAGAAAGAGGTCCCAGGGATACCAGTGAGTGCTCAGAggttctgcctgcagctctgtgttcgGGTGTCCCGCGTGTCTCTGATGTTTCTGCTGTGTCTTCAGGGCTGACGGTGCAGCTCCAGTCAATCCCAGCAGAGGACCCCCTCCTAGAGCACAGCCTCCACCTGTTACCCGGGGCAACGCCAACAGCATCGTCAGAGACGGGGTCAGTTTTTCTTGCAGcacgcagacacacatcagctgtgtgtgtgtgttcattactAATACGTAGCCTCTGCTCTCTCCATGTGAAGCAACACGCTCAGCTGCTCCCCCCGCAGGAGGTAAAATACTCTAATTACtctaatgctgctgctgctgcttgaacCTGTGCTCAGCGTCAGGTGCTGAGGGCCTGTGTGACACACGGCTGTAAAATGAAACAGATGCAGACAGATGCAGCTTTAACCTGATGGTGTTACTGTGTGCAGGTGGTGGAGACCAGCCGAACCACGCCATCCTACGCTCTGaggccgcctcctcctcctctgtaagGCCGCCTCACTGATGCAGCTCACTGCTGCCTTCAAACAAACATTAACAcgtctttctcctcctcagaaAGCCAAAACCTTCTGCTGCATCACAGCCTCTGGTGCCTCAAAGACCTGCCCCCGCTCCACCTGTGTAACCAGCCACCTTCTACCACACCTGgatcccccctcctctcctttctcagTCCCCACCCACTCCGGGGCAGTTGCCCAGCAAAAAGCCAGAAAAGCGTTTGTGAGCAAAGATGGCCCCTGGCCCTGGACCAGACCACCAGCTGGACTGAAGCAGCTCTTTGgctccgttcacactggagaaagtcattccagctagagcaggattgagcccagacagcctttaagctggatgcgttcagacctattttcaaatctcactcaatctggcttcatccagacctccaaaccactaggtggcgcctcataatatacagagtctgttcacgccgcggtaggaccgcatgtgcgcatgcgtcatgtggttttttgtcccgtgtctcgccccgtaaaccggaagtagcatgtcactaaccggaagtagcatgttgcaagccggattcgctcgccacatttgcgttcacacctgagccacatttgagccaatccggctagatccacctctcgtgggtggatctagccggattcgaggtgttcacactcaaaaaataataagataaaaacacatctggattgatctggattgatctggatgtggccgaatcctgcttaagccacatgttttcccccagtgtgaacgggctCTTTGTTTCCTGCCTGTGCAGTCAGTTCTGTGACCACACCAGCCAATCAGACTTCACTACGCCCCCTGACACCCTCTGTGCACTCAGCCCACTCTTACTGCAGGAAGCTAACAAACACTTGCTAGCCAACAGTTTGTTATGCTAATTAGCAGCAGTCTTTCCTGCTGGTTAATTGGTCAGGGTTTTAAATACCGTATATACAACAGCTTCATTTCATGCTCACCTAGCCGGCTTTACTGAACTGTGTTAAAAACTAAGCTGCAGCTAGCATTGCAGAAATATGCACCAGGCATTCCATTAGCTAACACAGTAGCTGGTACGGCTTTTGCAACCTGTGCCAGTTAGCCTAGCATCCACTGAGACGGACAGGGATTTAGTTAGGTACCCGCTATGTGTGGGGTCTCATCGTTTTCTCAGCGGCATTGATTAGCGCCGTCCTTGCTGTCATAATTAAAACAGGCTGCATGGCGGCACATATAGTTAATATAGTGACACACACTACAACATGGCAGccatgtttcctctgcaggcagcaCACAGCCTCGACCGTCACTGTAGATGAGGAGGGTGTTGTGGTAGCTTCTGAAGGGAAGCAGCATCTCAGAACTCTGATTGGCAGGTTTGTTctcaggaggtggagtctgcaccttctttacaaaataaaagcactggtGCCGTCTGATTGCACTTCCTCTGCCCTGCACTGCGTTGAAATGTACACCCATCCTGTGCAGAGCGCCTCCATGTGTTTGGTCCTGGAGGTGCACGTCTCTGCAGGAACAATTCAAGCCTGAACTATTTGGTGCATCATTTATTGAGGTTTCATTGCATCACatatagttattattattttaattttatgaCAAAGCATTTTACACATGACTCAGTATTTGAATCTATGAATTGACATTGTCACTGGCTAATGCTAGTGCATTAGCGGTTAGCTTGTCAGACCTGAAACTGTCAGATCGAGGTGTTCTCAGACTGAGGGGTTCTCAGACTGAGGGGTTCTCAGACCGAGGGGTTCTCAGACTGAGGGGTTCTCAGACTGAGGGGTTCTCAGACCGAGGTGTTCTCAGACCGAGGTGTTCTCAGACTGAGGGGTTCTCAGACCGAGGTGTTCTCAGACTGAGGGGTTCTCAGATTGAGGGGTTCTCAGACTGAGGGGTTCTCAGACCGAGGTGTTCTCAGACTGAGGTGTTCTCAGACTGAGGGGTTCTCAGACCGAGGTGTTCTCAGACTGAGGGGTTCTCAGACCGAGGGGTTCTCAGACCGAGGGGTTCTCAGACTGAGGGGTTCTCAGACCGAGGTGTTCTCAGACTGAGGGGTTCTCAGACCGAGGTGTTCTCAGACCGAGGTGTGTGCCAGGCATCTGTATGCGACCAGCTCCCAGTCATGTCTGACTCGCTGTGTGAGGACTTGGTGGAGCGATGCTCCTCCCTGGCTTCACTTTCAGCCCTGAGCAGCTGAAGCGTCACATTACAGCTGAGCCACGTCACACGCTTTAtttcacagctgcagctaaaGATTATTTTAATGATCCACTGACAGACCATAGCCTGTTTGTTACATTCACTAACAGGCTGCTTTGCTGCGTTTGGCTTGACGCACCCTGACGCCCTGAGTCCAGTCTCTCAGACAGATCATTACGTCACTTCAGCAGTAATTAGAATCAGAAATGGTTCATGCACTTTAACAGTAACCAATGTTATCGAACGGGTCAGTGTTCCGTACCTCTGGCTCAGACTGTAACAGGGACTGAGTGGGGAGCAGCCTGAGAGGTCAAACTCAGGGCACCAAGCCTCATACTTCCTTACCTGTGTAACCATGGTGACTGGCTGGCTCCCTCGGATGCTCTGTTTACCTCTGTGGTATTCAGCTGAGCTTGATGCTTACATACAGGGACGTGTTGTTGCTGTGGAGCCCAGACTCATGCTGCGTTCAGGTACTGCTTACTACGACAACCAAACATGGACGGCTTCAGCTTCGCGTGATGATGTGATGAACTCTGACAGATTGTGATTGTGTTGGTCTGGAGACTCAATAAAGGTGCAGACATGTgaaacctttgtgtttttattggctgGCAGGAGGAGGCCGCTCTGTTCTGTCTCTCTGGTGATTTGGCACCTCGTTATTCAGAGTCCAGGTAAACTACACGCAGACCAGACGGAGTTATTGAAGCTTTTGATGAATGTAAAATAGATTTAATCTGTAGAATGTTGAGTCCTTGAATCTTTTCAAGCATTAAACGTTTTAACTGTAAATTTAAACATCTATTTGTCACAGTTTTGTAGACTTGTTGGGTAAAAACCTTCATAAAGACTTCATCATTTttattacactttattaatattcatatttttctgtcaAATAAGATCAAACTTTGTTCATgctgaaggaaattcttttgTCAGAGGCATCAAGTTAAAGAAGCAGCATGCTGTGATATGGAGAGAGAGACCAGTGGTCTGACAGTGATGCACGACGGGATtgttgaatgtttattattgtttagaattttattgtattaatttttcccgaatttccctgagggaccttcccaaggGATGAATAAAGTGTATTCTATTCTGTTTtgacttgttttgtgtttctaagCTGCTTCTGAGCAGAGTGTGAGCCGTTAACCCCTGGGATTAATCAAGTATTCTGATTATCGGACAAGCCCTTCAACCACCTACAGAGTAAAAATAACTCAGCCCGGAGCCACGCCCCTCTGCGTCATGGCGTCAGCACAGCGTGCGTCACTGCACGCAGGCCTTCCATGCTCTGCGCCCTGAGCTGTTATCATTTTACCGGGAGAGGCGAAGGGCACTCGGGGTAGCCGCTGAGAGGAACGCCGCTGAAGTGCTCCTGGAGGTGAGTCACCGGGACGTGGGTACCTGGATGGAGCGCGCGGGCGCGGCGTGACGACACCTGTGACACAGAACCGGTTTTAGACGAGAGAGAGCAGCGTACGGCGGGCGGGGACCAGCCGTTAGCCTGTTAGCTGTGTGCTAACCAACACAGACGGGGTCATCGTCTAAACCGCTTTAGGAGAGCTTAGCCGGCGCGTTGGCTTCTTAATGATAGATTAACGTGAGTTGCTCCATTTTATCCGCTAGCTAAATGTGCGAAAAGCAAAAGTCAGTGGGACCGTTTCTGCAGAGCTAGCAGGCTAATTACATAATGTAGCGTGTTAGCCGTGTTAGCCGTGGGCCCGGTCGGGCCTGCGGTCAGTGCGGCGCTGCTAGCTGCTCGGAGCTTTCACACAGGGACTGTTTTACCGTGTTTTCGTGAAGCACAACATTTTGGGGAACTCATGACTCCTGAAAGGGCAAAGTGACTGACGGCTTGTTTGACCAATAAGGAAGCTCTGACCGGCCGAGGTTTCTAAtgagcagccaatcaggaggtCCTGTCGACATGCAGTGGGCGGGTCCCAGGTGGAGCCGGGGACAGAATGGTGACAGGCAGGAGCGGAGAGAACAAGGTCACAACACACAGTCCGGCAGCCGGCAGACACACGGCGAGGCCCCGGGGCGGGCTGGGAGCGAAGCAGCCCAACGTTAGGTTGAAACTCAGATGTCCTGCTGACTGAACCCTGAATGACGTGTGTTGAATCGTTGAAGGCTGCTTCTGTTTCCCAGCTCCAACCTCTGTGAGAGGTGGAGGCACCGGGACAGCTGGACACACTGGTGTACAGACAGGTGGAGGCGTCCCACACACAGTGGCTGCAGAGTcggctgtttttatttaaaacttaGTCCAGGCACTCAGGCTCACTCTGATGATGTCacatacaggaagtgactgacTCCTTCATGTCCGTCATTAGTTCAAAGGTTCATTCGTCAAACAGGAACCTCTGATGGTTCAGTGAGACCCGGCACCTCCTGTTTCCTGGTCATTGGGTCGGTGCTGTGTTCCTCTGTGACTCACTGCTTTTCTCTTCCTCAGTAGACGCAGTGACTCGGCCCCTCCTGAGCTGCAGTGACGGCGGTGGATGTGTATTTCCTGTTGTGGTTCTGAGGTTGTGGACATCCAGCCCTTCAGACTGATCTTCGACGTGGGTGTGGTACTCTAAGGACTGCTCATGCATCGTTTAAGGACTTGTGCGGTGCGGTTGCGCCCGCTCACTGCCTCTCAAGCGGCTCAGACTGTCGGCCCGCAGCGGCCAATCACAGCCGCCTCCACATACGGCACAAGGACgtttcagccaatcaggtgCTACACGGCACCGGTGGCCTCAGAGCCGTTCCTTAATGGGACAAGCTCCAACTATGTGGAGGAGATGTACTACGCCTGGTTGGAGAACCCCAAGAGTGTTCACAAGGTgaggagcagcagagccccCTGTTGGACGAGCAGTGAATGTTCGGTCACACTCGGTCATTCCCAGGTTGAGAAAGAACCTTTTTACTCCGAGGACTGACTGATATCAAACTGTGCTCCATGTTGGAATGAGCAGCAGCTTTATTACGCTGTTTCCAACATGCAGAGCCGGCGGTCAACTTCTGCAGACACACTTTTCCCCAGCGCTAAAGGACAGCAGCTAATAATAGCTCAGGCACGCGATCACATGACACACCTGTTTAAGAGAAGTCTTAAAGTAGGATCTGTGTTTGGAAGCGGATCAGTTACTGACAACACAAATGGCTGAgtaacacaggcacacacacacacacacctggctgtgtgtgtgtcacagtagtTACACATCAGTGTGACCTTGTTcttattagcttagcatgctaGCTGAAAGATTGATGTTTTTCAATTAACCACTAAGAATTAGGCATGTTCAGTACATGTGTCTGGGTTCAGGTCGTGTGCAGAAAGTGATGCAGGGAGCCACTGACTCTGGCGACTTTCCAAATCTTTTCATGTCAGAAGCCTCAGACCCAGTGACTTTGCTGGTGTCACTCTGCAGGTACCGTCCTCAACGAGCAGCAGGAGCGACGTCAGCTCAGCAAAGCAGTgaacacacaagcagcagcaacacagcaaAACAAGAATAATAATTGTTAATAATATGGATAATCAGGCTGTATGCACTGAACTGAAAACCCTGACCTCAGAACCCTGAGACACGCCGAACCATGGACACTGTGTTTGTCCCCTACTAGACAGATAGAGCTGCTGTACGAGCATCAGTCTGTGaggttgactgtgtgtgtgtgagtctgtgtgtgtgtctgtgtgtgtgtgtgtgtgtctgtgtgtgtgtgagtctgtgtgtgtgtctgtgtgtgtgtgagtctatgtgtgtgtgtgtgtctgtctgtgtgtctgtgtgtctgtgtgtgagtctatgtgtgtctgtgtgtgtgtgtctgtctgtaattatattaattattatattgTATTGGATAATTATTGGATGTATTGATTCAGTtattgaccccccccccccccttgcagTCATGGGATGTGTTTTTCCGAAACGCTAACGCCGGCGCCCCTCCGGGGGCAGCGTACCAGTCCCCTCTGGGTCTGTCATCGGCTGTGGGCCTCGTCGCTCCTCAGCTGTCCTCTCTGGTTGGAGCTCAGCCCAACGTGGAGAAGCTGGTGGAGGATCACCTGGCGGTGCAGTCCCTCATCAGGGCCtaccaggtacacacacacacacacacacactgcaggtttcCAGGACGTCCTCCACTTGTGCTGTAtctgttgattgattgattacagACTTCTCAGACATGTCTTTGATCTCTCATGTATTGTGTGAGTGGAGTCTCCACAGGTCCCCTGTGATGGGGTGATCAGACACAGGCCTGATTAACCCTTCAGTGTGGTGACTTGTGAAGACctgcattctgtgtgtgtgtgtgtgtgtgttcaggtcatGGGGCATCACAATGCTCATTTGGACCCCCTGGGAATCAGCTGTGTGAATTTTGATGATGCTCCGGTCAATACCGGCTTCCAGGACGTTGGTGAGAGACAGCTATGGACGACGTGTTCTGCTGTGATGCTAATGTCActctcccctctccccctctctttgtctgtctccctctttgtctctttctctctgtctctttgtctctctccccctctttccgtctcttcctcctctctttgtctctccctcctctttgtctctgtctctctccccctctctctgtctcttcctcctctctctttgtcccccccccctctctctcttcctcctctctttgtctgtctctctctccctctctctctgtctcttcttcctctcccctctctttgtctgtctctctctttgtctctttctctctgtctctttgtctctctccccctctttctgtctctccctcctctctttgtctgtctcttcctcctctctctttgccccccccctctctctccccctctctctgtctcttcctcctctctctttgcccccctctctctcttcctcctctctctccctctgtctctctgtctcttcctcctctctctctccccctctctctttgtctctccctctctctgtctctgtctccctctctccccctcctctctctctgtctcttcctcctctctctctccccctctctctctgtctctgtctccctctctctctccccctcctctctctccccccctctctctctctttctctctctaaatCTCGTCCTCTACCTGTTCCCTCCATTCTGCTACTCATCTGCTCGGCTCCCCCATCCCATCTGTGTGCTTTtacacccccctcccctcccctcccccctcctggGTGGGCTATGTGCTGTTGTCCCCCCCTGTAGATCCGAGGGCACCATGTGGCCCAGTTGGACCCTCTTGGCATCATGGACGCCGATCTGGACTCGTGTGTCCCCACTGATATTATCACCTCCTCCGACAAACTGGGTGAGGAGCTGACCCCTCTGACGCCCACCACACTCCACACCCCTCACCCACCCGGTCTTCTTCTGTCAGTGTTTGGATCCGAAGCCTTCTCCTTGCTAGCATTTGATTCCTTCCATTGACTCGCCAGCTgaattctgattggctgagctgaCAGCTGAGCTGGGGCGGGgcggggcggggggggggggtgttggttTGATGATGACAACAAAGAGTTAATGACACCTTACTGGGCGTGGGAACAATCTGAGCCGTGGGTTTAGTGAAGCGTTCACGCCTCACTGTGTCATGGTTCAGTCTTATGCAGCAAGGACCTCACAGGTAGTGACTCCACATGtgtgttagctgttagctttgTGCTAACTTGTTCTGCTTGCAGGAAGCTGCCGTCTGCTGCTCTGGTTGGCTGATGGTCATCAGCATGTAATGTGTGAACCATGCAGACTCCTTGTCCAGTTTGGAGGTCAGTCAGGCAGCTGTGTTAGTGGTGGAGCTTCTGAATACAGAGGACACAGGTTGTGCACCTGTTATACTGTTCTATTGAATGGACCAGGATGTGATCGGTCCTCCTACAACTGATTTGGATCTGATAGAGGAATCAACACATGTCCCTGAGGACAGCTGAAATACAGGACAGATGAAGTCCAGtctgtctctgctctgcagGAAATGATGTGGAAGAaagaaggagacacacagaAGCTCCATAGAAACATAGACACTTGTTGCTggtgtgcagacacacaaatgagaAGTTTCTGCAGCTGCTCGATG
The genomic region above belongs to Parambassis ranga chromosome 9, fParRan2.1, whole genome shotgun sequence and contains:
- the adam9a gene encoding disintegrin and metalloproteinase domain-containing protein 9 isoform X2 → MGRGGLLEVCLLLLSGACSHCGESPQTEHLSAYQLTVPLPIGGRPRRDVDGKLPAQVSYIISVDGKDHIVQLQRNDLLLPADFSVFSYSLNGSLITSRPPVQNHCHYRGFVQDMEGSSVALSICDGLLGVLHLTDDSYGIEPLHSDPKRHLLYRLQDVTSQPRGCGTPHNNHQYSNATQQAQHKPQDIQHRQHSRMKRAVLHQTHYVELLLVVDNDMYVSRKRNDTAVREEMVHLANLIDSIYMQLNVRVVLVGLEIWSQQNPISTDGEAGEVLSRFTQWREKELIHRRRHDSAQLILNKSFGATAGMAFVSTVCSRSHGGGINAFTGTNIVSFASIVAHELGHNLGMNHDDGRTCTCPASACIMNSGATGSRNFSSCSADDFEKMILLTGGTCLLNVPRPDEAYSSPYCGNRLVDVGEECDCGSQKECEEDPCCEYQTCKLKSGAQCAFGECCYKCQFLPGGTVCRSSTDECDLPEYCNGSSSFCQSDVFVQDGQLCQDQQAYCYNGKCQHHDGQCRAIFGLKAKAAPEICFKDVNSKGDRFGNCGYQNYAHKKCESRNALCGKLQCSNIQAETVFGIEPAIISTPITGGKCYGVDFMLGSDVPDPGMVNEGTKCGDNKVCLNFECRSADILNYDCDVGKKCHGRGVCNSNRNCHCEDGWAPPSCELRGYGGSVDSGPTWNDKDTSLRDGLLVFFFLVLPLLALGAFVFLHRAELLRRFGLSRRKRSQGYQADGAAPVNPSRGPPPRAQPPPVTRGNANSIVRDGVVETSRTTPSYALRPPPPPLKPKPSAASQPLVPQRPAPAPPV
- the adam9a gene encoding disintegrin and metalloproteinase domain-containing protein 9 isoform X1, with amino-acid sequence MGRGGLLEVCLLLLSGACSHCGESPQTEHLSAYQLTVPLPIGGRPRRDVDGKLPAQVSYIISVDGKDHIVQLQRNDLLLPADFSVFSYSLNGSLITSRPPVQNHCHYRGFVQDMEGSSVALSICDGLLGVLHLTDDSYGIEPLHSDPKRHLLYRLQDVTSQPRGCGTPHNNHQYSNATQQAQHKPQDIQHRQHSRMKRAVLHQTHYVELLLVVDNDMYVSRKRNDTAVREEMVHLANLIDSIYMQLNVRVVLVGLEIWSQQNPISTDGEAGEVLSRFTQWREKELIHRRRHDSAQLILNKSFGATAGMAFVSTVCSRSHGGGINAFTGTNIVSFASIVAHELGHNLGMNHDDGRTCTCPASACIMNSGATGSRNFSSCSADDFEKMILLTGGTCLLNVPRPDEAYSSPYCGNRLVDVGEECDCGSQKECEEDPCCEYQTCKLKSGAQCAFGECCYKCQFLPGGTVCRSSTDECDLPEYCNGSSSFCQSDVFVQDGQLCQDQQAYCYNGKCQHHDGQCRAIFGLKAKAAPEICFKDVNSKGDRFGNCGYQNYAHKKCESRNALCGKLQCSNIQAETVFGIEPAIISTPITGGKCYGVDFMLGSDVPDPGMVNEGTKCGDNKVCLNFECRSADILNYDCDVGKKCHGRGVCNSNRNCHCEDGWAPPSCELRGYGGSVDSGPTWNDKDTSLRDGLLVFFFLVLPLLALGAFVFLHRAELLRRFGLSRRKRSQGYQADGAAPVNPSRGPPPRAQPPPVTRGNANSIVRDGQHAQLLPPQEVVETSRTTPSYALRPPPPPLKPKPSAASQPLVPQRPAPAPPV